TGCGCTTGTCGCCAATGATGGCCCGCCCGGTGGGGCCGCGGAACAGGTCCCACGGGTTGCCGTTGCTGGTTTCCTTGCCGCTGGAGGATGTCTCAGGAAAACTGCCATCCAGCAATGTCGCCCCGTCTGGCGCATACATATAAGGCTGTGCGTCCGGGCCATCGCCATACACGCAATCCAGATCAAACCGCGGCGTGCGCAGATTGCTGGGCAGGCGGTTTTTGTCGGCCGGGTCTAGTGATGACGTGCTGTCAAAGGTCAGGTCGTGATCAACAAATTGCCCGAAATAGGTGTAACCCGCTGGCACCCACAGGTTCTCTTCCGGGTCCGGCCCGTCTTTGACCTCGTCCGGGTCGCTGGCCATGCTTTTTGCCAGTTCTGCCAGCGCCGCCAGATCGGCTGTCTGGCCCTGGTTTTCAAATCCTTTTAATCGGGTAAAAGGAATGCGGTGAGAGGGAAGCTCTCGCGCGGTTAACGGCACTGCGGCCGTAGAGGCCCCATGTGCCAGGTTGTCATTTGCCATAATCGGTATTCCTTCGCGATGATCAAAAAATTGCACCAAAGCCACGGAACGCCAGACGGGTTCAGTTAATCCCGGTTCGTGCCCCACAAGCAAACGAACCGATAACCCGGGGCCGTAGCAAAGCAATACATCCAGAGCGGGCAGGTCTTGGAATAGAAGCCCTTGATTGGTGTCTTTATCTGGTTTGCGCAAGAAATCCGCGCATTAAACGGTTACCCGGCGCGACAGCGCACACGCCTGGCGCAAAAGACTGGCGGGCCAGGTGCCAGAGGCGATCGTCGGGGGTATCGCATTGGCCGGACGGCAAATGCGCAAAAGAGCAGAACAACGAGCGGGCGGTGCAGATTGACGGCCGGACCATTGATGTCTGAACCGGCCGGCGTGGCTGCTGTGGCCACAAAGAACAGGGCGTGCCATCGAAAACCTCGCGTTGGGTCAACCGCATGCGAAGCCATATCAATTCGCCTGCAGATCACGTTATCGCGCCAACAGCGGGTCGTCGGTCGCCTGTCTGGAACTTGAGTCTGATTGTTTGCCTGTACCAGGCCAGTCGCACTTTATTCAATACATACTGGATAGTTGATTCAGGCAATTATTTGGGGCGGCGCAGGTGTTTGTCCGATAACCGGCCGTTATTAGAAAAGCCCGATATTGGCCGGGGCGGGTGAGTGGCAAACGGGTTGTGCCAGTCGCCTGGAAAACCGCAGCAAATCCCCAGACTTTTCATCACCCGATACGCAGCACAGCGGTATTCACTGCGGCGCGGCATTTCCGTACATATCCAGCGCGTCAACCACATGGGCTAAGCGCAGGCGCTTTCTATACTGACGCAAACACAAAACAGTACGAAAACAATACCCGCCCGGACCTCGCTCATCTAACCAGAACGTGGAGTCAGAAAATGTCCCCCTTTATTTGCCGTCGTATTGCAATTGCGGTGCTTGTGGCTATGGGTGCCGGTTTGGGCCTGCCAGCCTTCGCGGCTGATGCGCCGCCTTTGGTAAAACAGATCAATAACGGTAACTGGTTGCCGCAAAAAGAAGCAGAGCAACTGCGTGATGATCTGTATTACAGCAACGCCATTCAGGCTTATATCCAGACTTTGCCGGTGCTCAATACCATTGGCCTGCGAGATGGCTCAGAGGCGGCATTCGGGGCTGGGTACAACGTATTGCCGATCTGGAAAGAACGCATGGATAGCCGCGCATGGGTGCCCACGCCCAATGCCGATGTGATCTATTCCATGAGTTATCTGGATCTGAAAAAAACCGGCCCGCTGGTGGTATCGGCGCCGGCCAATGTGATCGGCATGTTTACCGATTTCTATCAGCGCACCATTACCGATGTCGGCGCGATTGGCCCGGATCGGGCGCGTGGTGGTTTGTATCTGCTGTTGCCGCCGGATTACACCGGGCAGATTCCACAGGGTTATTTTGCGTTCAAGTCCTCCACCTACAACGTATTCCTGTTTTTCCGCACCATCATGAAAAAGGGCGAGAACGGGCCTGATCCGGCGCCGGCTGTAGCGCTGGCGGAAACCACGCGTGTTTATCCGTTGTTCACGCCAGAGAAAGACATCAAGCCCATGGTGTTTCCGGATGCCAGCGGCAAGCGGGTCAACATGATGTACCCGACGGATTTTGCTTTCTGGACCAAGCTCAAGACGTATGTGGATTACGAACCGTCTTCGTCGTTTGATCCGGTGACAACGGGCGTGCTGGCCAGTGTCGGTATCGTCAAGGGACAGCCGTTCAATCCGACTGACAAGCAAAAGCAGTTGCTGCAAAAAGCGGTGGAAACCGCGCCGAAGATGATTCTGGCCAGCCGCCAGTTGGGTCGTCCGGATCAGCGCAACCGCTATTACAAGGATCGCCAGTACGAGAACACGTGGGCGGGTGGTACGGCTGAGTGGCTGCAGGATGGCTATTTTGATGTGGCGCAGCGCGCGGCGTATTTCCAGATTGCCTATTCCACCGCACCGGCCATGGTGATGCACACGCTGGATCAGGGCTCCAAGTATCCGTTCACCCTGCGCGATGCGGACGGCAATTTCCTGAATGGTTCCAGCAGCTACAGGCTGCATTTGCCGCCCAACCCGCCGGCCCGGTTGTTCTGGGCGGTGACGCTGTACAACATCACCGACGGCACCATGCCGGAAACCCCGCAACTGATGCCGTCGCTCAATGGTTTCAACAAGGTCAAGACTAATGACGATGGTTCCATTGACCTTTATATCGGGCCGAACAAACCGGCTGAAGCGGCAGATACCAACTTCCTGCAAACCGTACCCGGGCGCAATTTCCTGGTGGCATTGCGCTTGTATGGCACGGGGACGGAGTTTTTTGACCAGAGTTGGAAGCCGGATGACGTCGTGAAACTGAAGTAAACAACCACAACAAATACGGGCGCCGCCTGCCGGGCGCCCGCGCGCATCCACGCATTGCCGGAGATACACCCATGTTCCGTTTTCGCCGTGATTCAATGATTGCCGCTTTTGTTGTTGCTGCCTTTGCTGCGCCGCTGGTGCTGGCCGCAGACGGGCAGGTGCCGTTGCCAACCAAAGCTGCTGACCTCACCCAGCCTGCCAAAGGGGTGTTGATGCAGCCAGAGTACGTAAAGGCGGTCGCCCGCGCGGCCTATATCTGGGCGTGGCCGATGGTCAACCAGCAAAACCGCTTCAATGCCATTACCCAGGCGCCATACCCGGGCCATCTTAACGGCGTGCTGCCCGCTGCGCCGCGTGGACAACTGGCCATGTTGTCGGACTATATCGAACCGTCTGAAACCTTTGTGACCTGCCCTAATCAGGATGTGGTTTACGGGCTGGGGTTTTTCTCGCTGGATCAGGAGCCAGTGGTCATCCAGGTGCCGGAGTTTGGCGATCGCTTCTGGGTGTACGCCTTGTACGACCAGCGTACTGACCAGTTTGCCGAGCTGGGCAAGCCCTACGGCACCAAGCCGGGCTTCTATCTGCTGGTAGGCCCCAACTGGCAGGGTGACAAGCCGGCCGGCATTACCGCTGTGATCCGCAGCAGCACGCCGCTGGCCAATGCCATTCCGCGCGTGTTCCAGAACGATAACGCGCAAGATCGCAAGGCCATCCAGCCGGTGATCAACCAGATCGTGGCGTACCCGTTGTCAAAGTTTGACGGCAAGATGAAAACCATTGCCTGGGCCAAGGTGCCAGACATCAAGGCCCCGGGTTCTGACGACAGCAGCGGCGGCGAAACCAAATGGGTGATCCCGGAAAAATTCTTTGACCAGTTCCCGGGCATTCTGGACGCCGTGCCACCGCTGCCGGGCGAAGAGGCCATGTACGCGCAGTTCCGCGCCTTGATGGATGCCGCCAGCAAAGACCCGGCGGTGAAGCAGCTGCTGGTTGAAACCGCACAGGAAACCGAGAAAGACGTCATCAGCAAGTTCTTCTTGTGGCAGCACAACGGCGTACCAGCGGGCAACGGCTGGAACCGGTCGGCCAACAACGCACAGTGGGGCGTGGATTACTTCAATCGCACCGGCACGGCCAAGTCGAACATGTTCGATAACAAGCCCACTGAAACCCAGTATTTCTATACCGATAACGACAGTTCTGGCGCCGCACTGACCGGCAGCGGCAGTTACGAAGTGACGTTTGCAGCGGGCCAGGAACCGCCAGTGAACGGTTTCTGGTCGCTGACGCTGTACAACGACAAACACCTTTTCAACCCCAATAACCTCAAGCGTTATTCGCTGGGCACCAAGAACACCACGCTCAAGCGCAATGCCGATGGTTCGTTGACCATCTACGTGGGCAAAACATCGCCCGGCAAAGACAAGGAAGCTAACTGGTTGCCCGCTCCGGCAGGCGCGTTCTCTTTGTATATCCGCGCTTATTGGGGCAAAGAGCCGATTCTGGATGGTTCCTGGAAACCGCCAGTCATCCGCAAGGTGCAATAAGGCGTCGTCCGCCTGATTGCGCCTGAGACCGGGGTGTCGTCTGCAGATGGCACCCCGGAATACGATATGCGCGCAGGGAGCAGGGCATGGATGGTGCAGCCAGGCAGGTCATAGAACAAAGCAACCGCGACGCCTTTAGCGGCCGCATCAGTTTTGGCGCGGAAATCGGCAGCCTGATGATGGTTGGCGTGGAGTCTTATCTGGTTGATTACCGCGCCAGAACGGTGACGTATTACATGCCCGACGACCAATGCTGTTTGTTGCCGATGACGGTGCCCGATGTCGCCATTCCGCGCGTGTTCGATAACGCCGCGCTGATCGCGGTGATCCGCAGCGCACAAAGCGGGGCGATCGGGTTTCCGGCGTTTGTGGCGCAATCCATGGCGGCCGGGTGCGTTGGCTATATTGTCTGGATCACCGGCCAGCAAACCGGCTATCTGGGCCGCAAAGGTGTGGCGTATACAGAGCTTTTCCAGGGCGCAGCCTGAGCGCGCGGGGATCATGGGCTGGCCGTCTTTCACAAGGGTAAACGCAGCATGCATCTGCACGTGCGGTGGCTGGTTTTACTGATCTGGCTGGCCTTGCTGGCCGTCACTGTGCCTGCGCGCGCAGCACCGGCAGAGGCGGCATCGGCCCCGGCTGCGGCAAAGGCGCCGTTGCGGGTGGCGATTGCGTCGGTGGCACCTTTTGTACTGCCGCAAACCGCAGTGCCGGAAGGCTTCAGTATTGATTTGTGGAACGAGATTGCGCGCCGGATTGGTGTGCAGTTCAGCTGGATCAAGGTGGCCTCGCCAGCGTTGCTGTTGCCGGCGGTGAAGCGGGGCGATGCGGATGTGGCGATTGCGGCGATCACCATGACGCCTGAAGGCGAACGGACCGTTGATTTTTCGCTGCCGTATTTCGATTCCGGGCTGCAGATTGTGGTGCGGGCCAAAAACGAAAGCTCCTTCATGGCCTCGCTGCGGTCGGTGCCGTGGGATGCCGTGGGCCAGCTGATTGTCATTGCCATCGTGCTGGTGTTCATTCTGGCCAATCTGGTGCTGCTGATTGAACGCAAGAACGACAAGGCTTTCCAGAAGCCGTATTTGCGGGCGCTGGGCGAAGGGCTGTGGGTGACCATGCTGATTATTGCGACCGGCGAACACGGCGAGCGCGATCAGGCCGGCTTGTGGAAACGCATTCTGGTGCCGTCGATGTGGCTGATCGGCGTGCTGCTGATTGCCCAACTCACTGCCACGGTCACGTCATCACAAACGGTGGCGCGGCTGGCCTCCAGTATCCGCGGGCCGGATGACCTGCCCGGCAAGGCGATTGCCACGGCGCCTGGCAGTATTGCGGCCGATTACCTGACCCGTCGTGGCATGGCGTTCACGCCCATCACCACCGCGGCAGAAGGCATGGATTTGCTGATGCGGGGCGACGTGCAGGCCATTGTTTACGACGCGCCCACCTTGCAGTACTGGGTGGCGCGGCAAGGCAGCAGCCTGGTCACCGTGGTCGGGCCGATCTTCCGGCCGGAAAAATACGGCATTGCCATCGCCAATGGCAGCACCATGCGCAAAGCCATTAACGAGGCCCTGCTGGCCATGTATGTCGATGGCACGTACGAGCAGATTTACGGCAAGTGGTTTGCTGCCACGAAATAACCACCACCACCTTGATTATCCGGACCCGATCATGGCGCTGACAGAGGTTGTTCCGATTGTGCTCAAGGCCAGCATCATGCTGATGATTCTGGCGCTGGGCCTGACTGCGCGGCCGGCCGATCTGTTGTACATGCGCGCGCACCCGGGCAAGTTGTTGCGCTCGCTGTTGAGCATGTACGGCGTGATGCTGCTGCTGGCGATCATCGCCTGCAAATGGTTCCGCTTTGATCATGCGGTCAGCGTGGTGATCCTGGTGCTGCCGCTGGCGCCCATCCCGCCGCTGTTGCCCAAAAAACAGACTCGCGCCGGTGGCGATGCATCGCACGCCGTGGGGCTGGTGGTAGCGGCGTCCTTGTTTGCGGTGATCTGGATTCCCGTCGCCATCCAGCTATTGCAGGTGGTGTTTGGCATCACGCTGGTGAGTGCAGAGGTGCCGGTGCTGACGCTGGTGTTCCTTAATTTGTTGCTACCGCTGGCTGTGGGGGTGCTGGTGCATCAGCGCTGGCCGCAACTGGCCGCGCAATGGGCGCCGCGTCTGGCGCGTACCGGTGGCGTGATCATGCTGCTGGTGTTGCTGCCGGTGTTGTACAAACTGTGGCACCCCATGCTGGCGCAGTTGGGTGATGGCACGTTTCTGGTGCTGGTGCTGTTTATTGTGTGCGGGCTGTTTTCTGGTCAATGGCTGGGCGGGCCGGAGGAGGATGATCGCACCGTGCTGGCCTTGGCCACGGCCTCTCGCCACCCGGGTGTATCCATGGCGATTGCGCATCTGAATTTTCCGGGCGAGCCAGCGGTGCTGGCCGTCATTACGCTGTATCTGTTGCTGACGCTGGTGCTGGTGCCGATCTGGTTGTTGTGGCGCAAGCGCAATCTGGCTGCGGTGGCGGCCTAGAAACCGCTTTCTTTCAGCACGGCCGACAACAGCCGGGTGGCGCCTTCAACCAGGAAACTCTGGCGCTGGCCCAGAATCTGGATCTGGCCGCGGGTTTCGCGCAGGCCGTCCGGGACTTGCGTGAGCTGGATCAGCACATGAAACACCGGCGGGTTGGGCGTCAGCCCGTCTTCGGCCGCCGCAACGGGGATCGGCCCTTTGTAATGGGCAGAGAGCATGGGGTAATCCAGTTGGCGCACGCGGGTATTGCCAACGGAAACCACTTTGCCGGTCAGGGCGTGGGCGGCACCATCCGGATAAAAGCGGATGCTGTCACCGGGGTTGATCTGCTGGACGTCATCTTGCCGCACGTAGGCATCTACCTGCCATTGCGCCGGGTTCACCAGCACGCCGATCGCCTGCCGTGGCCCCATCCACTGGCCTTGCCGCCAGGCCGGGTCTACATCCATCCAGCGTCCGGCAAAGGGCGCTTTCAGCGTCAGCCGCGCCATTTCCTTGCGGGCCGAGTTTGATTCGCGGGCCTGGACGCTGGCTTGTTCTTCGGTGGCCAATTGTTCATCCAGCCCTTTGTCATCGGCAATCAGGCCGGCCAGACGGGCCTCGTAACCCTGGCGGCCGGCTTCGCTGCCCAGCAAACGCGCGGCGATGTCCGGTTCGTCCATGGTCATCAACAGATCACCAGCCTGAACCTGCCCGGCCGGATGAATCTGCAGGATGCGCGCGGGGAAGGGCACAAACACACGCAGTTGCTGGGCGGTGCGCGCTACGCCGACGGCGGCAATCTGCCTTTGCCAGGGCAGCGCGGTCAGAATGATCCCGCCCCCCAATAGCGCCCAGAAGACAAGGCGACGG
The Silvimonas iriomotensis genome window above contains:
- a CDS encoding bile acid:sodium symporter, with the translated sequence MALTEVVPIVLKASIMLMILALGLTARPADLLYMRAHPGKLLRSLLSMYGVMLLLAIIACKWFRFDHAVSVVILVLPLAPIPPLLPKKQTRAGGDASHAVGLVVAASLFAVIWIPVAIQLLQVVFGITLVSAEVPVLTLVFLNLLLPLAVGVLVHQRWPQLAAQWAPRLARTGGVIMLLVLLPVLYKLWHPMLAQLGDGTFLVLVLFIVCGLFSGQWLGGPEEDDRTVLALATASRHPGVSMAIAHLNFPGEPAVLAVITLYLLLTLVLVPIWLLWRKRNLAAVAA
- a CDS encoding DUF1254 domain-containing protein, with amino-acid sequence MSPFICRRIAIAVLVAMGAGLGLPAFAADAPPLVKQINNGNWLPQKEAEQLRDDLYYSNAIQAYIQTLPVLNTIGLRDGSEAAFGAGYNVLPIWKERMDSRAWVPTPNADVIYSMSYLDLKKTGPLVVSAPANVIGMFTDFYQRTITDVGAIGPDRARGGLYLLLPPDYTGQIPQGYFAFKSSTYNVFLFFRTIMKKGENGPDPAPAVALAETTRVYPLFTPEKDIKPMVFPDASGKRVNMMYPTDFAFWTKLKTYVDYEPSSSFDPVTTGVLASVGIVKGQPFNPTDKQKQLLQKAVETAPKMILASRQLGRPDQRNRYYKDRQYENTWAGGTAEWLQDGYFDVAQRAAYFQIAYSTAPAMVMHTLDQGSKYPFTLRDADGNFLNGSSSYRLHLPPNPPARLFWAVTLYNITDGTMPETPQLMPSLNGFNKVKTNDDGSIDLYIGPNKPAEAADTNFLQTVPGRNFLVALRLYGTGTEFFDQSWKPDDVVKLK
- a CDS encoding DUF1398 domain-containing protein; the protein is MDGAARQVIEQSNRDAFSGRISFGAEIGSLMMVGVESYLVDYRARTVTYYMPDDQCCLLPMTVPDVAIPRVFDNAALIAVIRSAQSGAIGFPAFVAQSMAAGCVGYIVWITGQQTGYLGRKGVAYTELFQGAA
- a CDS encoding transporter substrate-binding domain-containing protein — translated: MHLHVRWLVLLIWLALLAVTVPARAAPAEAASAPAAAKAPLRVAIASVAPFVLPQTAVPEGFSIDLWNEIARRIGVQFSWIKVASPALLLPAVKRGDADVAIAAITMTPEGERTVDFSLPYFDSGLQIVVRAKNESSFMASLRSVPWDAVGQLIVIAIVLVFILANLVLLIERKNDKAFQKPYLRALGEGLWVTMLIIATGEHGERDQAGLWKRILVPSMWLIGVLLIAQLTATVTSSQTVARLASSIRGPDDLPGKAIATAPGSIAADYLTRRGMAFTPITTAAEGMDLLMRGDVQAIVYDAPTLQYWVARQGSSLVTVVGPIFRPEKYGIAIANGSTMRKAINEALLAMYVDGTYEQIYGKWFAATK
- a CDS encoding DUF1254 domain-containing protein translates to MFRFRRDSMIAAFVVAAFAAPLVLAADGQVPLPTKAADLTQPAKGVLMQPEYVKAVARAAYIWAWPMVNQQNRFNAITQAPYPGHLNGVLPAAPRGQLAMLSDYIEPSETFVTCPNQDVVYGLGFFSLDQEPVVIQVPEFGDRFWVYALYDQRTDQFAELGKPYGTKPGFYLLVGPNWQGDKPAGITAVIRSSTPLANAIPRVFQNDNAQDRKAIQPVINQIVAYPLSKFDGKMKTIAWAKVPDIKAPGSDDSSGGETKWVIPEKFFDQFPGILDAVPPLPGEEAMYAQFRALMDAASKDPAVKQLLVETAQETEKDVISKFFLWQHNGVPAGNGWNRSANNAQWGVDYFNRTGTAKSNMFDNKPTETQYFYTDNDSSGAALTGSGSYEVTFAAGQEPPVNGFWSLTLYNDKHLFNPNNLKRYSLGTKNTTLKRNADGSLTIYVGKTSPGKDKEANWLPAPAGAFSLYIRAYWGKEPILDGSWKPPVIRKVQ